The Halorussus gelatinilyticus genome contains the following window.
GAGGATGGCCAGCATCTCGCCCGCCCAGATGGCCGACGTCGCACCGTACTGGGTCGCGAGACCGATGGTGACCAGTTGGGTCTTGTCGCCGAACTCGCCGGTGACCATCATCACGAAGATGGGGAGGAAGCCGCCGAAGACGGTGGGAACCTCGCGGCCGAACACCGACACGTCGAGGTCGCCGGTGCCCATCATCCCCCCGTCGGTCTCGGCGAGCGTCTCGCCGCGCTCGGGGGCCGACCGCACGAGGAGCGCCGCGAAGGCGAGGAAGAGCGCCGCGGTGAACGCGTCGAGGTAGACCTGCGGGAGCGCGCCCTGTAGCGCGCTCCCGAACCAGATTTCGAGCGCGGTCCATCCGGCGAACGCGCTCCCGGCGGCCCCGACGACGATCCACGGGTTGTACCGCGTCGAGAGACCGGCGATGATGAACTGGACCTTCTCGCCGGGAAGCACGGCCAGTTGCGCGGTGAACGCCACGACGACGATTTCGAGCCAGCCGGTCATCGAGCCGCCACCTCCGCGGTCTCGCGTAACCGAATCGCCCGCGACGCGTGGACGAAGAGAGAGAGCATGGTTGGTCAAAATTAGATACGTCTAAACTAAAATGGCTTTCTTTCTAATCGGGGGCTCGAAGCCGGCTTCGAGTCGTTGGGACTGTCGAAATCTACCGACTCGGGAGAGAAAAGCGACGTGGCCGACTCGGAGGACGCGACCGAGTTCGGCTGATTCGCTACTGGTTCCGACTGGATTCGAGGTAGAGATGTCCGAGCGCGAGTCCGAACAGCGGGAGCAGGACCGCGGACAGTCCGGCGGAGACGACCCCGCCGACCAGCGTGTACTGGCCGAAGACGCTCGCCGCCAAGTTCGAAGCGCCGATAGAGGCGAAGTAGACGAGACTGACACCGAATATCTTGAGGACGTTCCCGCCACCCGCCCGCCACCCGGCCTTCAGACTGGCGAGTGGACCCTTCCCGTCGATGACGCAGGCCGGGAACGACAGCAGGAGTCTGTGGAACAGGTAGACGCCCGGCAGGACGAACGCGAAGAGGCCGAGGACCGAGATAATCCACATCGGGATAGCCACGGCCACGAGCGCCGGAACGCGCTTCGCGGCACCGCGGACGTGGTCGCCGAGCGGTCGCTCGCGGTTCGCCACGGCGTCCTCCGAACTGGTGTACGCGACGCCCCAGACCACCGCGAGCGCGACGACGTACGCGAAGTACACCGGCCAGACCCAACCGGCGATCTCCGGAACCGCGTCGGGTGTGGGCCGCGAGATGCCGAAGAGCGCGACGACCGACAGCGACGCGACGGCGAGCGCGAAGCCGACGAGTTCGAGGCGGCCGGTCAGCGCCTCCCACGACCACCGGAGCGTGTCGCCGATACCGAGGGTCCGGACGTGGACGCTGTCGGTCGGTTCGACCGATTCGTGGTGTCGTTCTGTTCCCATCGATTCTCGGTTAACAGACGGTTGATATAAATTACGGGGGTGTGCGGGAGTTGGCGCGGCTCTCCCGACGGTCCGGCGTTACTCCGACTCGGCGCTCCCGATGCCCTCACGGGCGACGCGCGCGCTGGCCTCCCGGACGAACTCGTCCGGCAGTTGCTCGATTTCGCCCGCCTGCACCCGCCAGAGATTCGCGTAGAGGCCGTCCGCCGCGAGCAGTTCCTCGTGGGTTCCCCGCTGGACGATGCGGCCGTCCTCGACCACGAGGATGGTGTCGGCGTCCCGGACCGTCGAGAGCCTGTGGGCGATGACGAAGGTGGTGCGGTCGGCCGCGAGTTCGTCGATGGACCGCTGGATGAGCATCTCGGTCTCTGTGTCCACCGCCGAAGTCGCCTCGTCGAAGACCAGAATTTCGGGGTGCTGGAGGATGGTCCGCGCGATGGCGACGCGCTGGCGCTGGCCGCCCGACAACTTGACGCCGCGCTCGCCGATGTCGGTGTCGTAGCCCTCCGGGAGATTGGTGATGAACTCGTGGGCCTCGGCGCGCTCGGCGGCCGCCACGACCTCGTCGCGGTCCGCGTCGAAGTGGCCGTACTCGATGTTCTCCCGGACCGTGCCGTCGAAGAGGAAGTTGTCCTGCCCGACGTACCCCATCGACCGCCGGAGGCTGGACAGCGTCACGTCCCGAACGTCGTGGCCGTCGATTTCGATCTCCCCCTCGTCCACGTCGTAGAGGCGCAACAGGAGTTTGACGATGGTCGTCTTGCCTGCGCCGGTCGGACCGACGACGCCGACGGTCTCGCCCGGTTCGACCTCGAAGTCCACGTCTTCGAGGACGGTCTCGTCCTCGTAGCCGAACGACACGTCCCGGAACCGGACGCGCCCCCGCACGGCTTCGAGGTCGGTGGCGTCGGGCGCGTCCTCGACGCCCGCGGGAAGGCTCATCAGCCCGAGGATGCGCTTGGTCGAGGCCTTGGCGTCCTCGTAGCGCTCCACGATGGTCCCCATCTGGGCGAGGGGGTTGACCATCCGCTGGGTCAGCAACAGGAACGTGACCAACTGGCCGACCGAGAGGTCCCCGGAGAACGGTCCCGGCGGCCCCTCCAGAATCCAGATACCGCCGACGATGAACGTGGCGATGAACGCGAGCGAGGTCAGCGCCTGCAGGCCGGGCCGGTAGACGAAACTGAGTCGGAGCGCGAGCCAGTCGAGACGGAAGTACTTGTAGGAGTGGTCCTCGACGCGCTCGTCCTCGTACTCTTCGGTGTTGCTCGCCTTGATGACCTGAATCCCGTTGAGGTTGTTCTCCAATCTGCTGTTCAGGTCGCCGATAGACGAGCGCACGTCGGCGTATCGCTCTTCGGCGAGGCGGGTGTACCAGTAGGTGAACAGTATCGAGAGCGGGATGACGAGGAGCGTGACTGCGGCGAGTTGCGGGTTGATCCACAGCAGGACGACCGCGGTGCCGGCCATCAGGACGCCTAACTGGATGGCCTCGCCCATCATCGAGTCGAGGAACTGCTCCAGTCGGTTGGTGTCGTTGCTCAGGATGGAGATGAGTTCGCCGGTCTGCATCTCGTCGAAGAACTCCATGTCGAGTCGCTGCATCTGCTGGTAGGTCGCGGTCCGGACCTCGTGTTTCACGCGGTGAGAGAACAGGTTCAGTGAGGTCTGGCGCGTAAAGTTGAGGACGGCCTGTCCGACCATCGCCACGCCCATCAGTACGACGGCGAACCAGAACTGGTCGGGGGTCTCGTTCGGGAGCCACGACGAGGGGACGACGGGGAGCGTGAACTGCTGGTTACCCCGCAGGATGGAGTCGATGGCGGCCCCGAGGACGACCGGCGGCACCAGCGAGAGGAAGCGCGCTCCGATGCTCGACAGGATGCCGACGGCGAACCAGCGGCGACTCCCCTCCCCGTAGCGCAGGAACAACTGTATCAGCGGATTCTCTACCTCGTCGCGGTGTTTCTCGACGTACTCGGCGTCGATGGCTTCGTCGGTACTCATCGAATTCGGTAATCCTCGGTAGGTATTGCCAGCCAACTCAAAAACCTTGCCGAACCAGCATGCGCGTCCGACTTCCGGTCGCCGATTCACCACCGACGCAGACGGGGAAGTCGCCACCAGCGCAGACGGGGAGACTTATCGGCCGCGAGGCACTTGTATCGGGTATGGAAGTGCTGAATCCGCGCGTCCGCTTCGCTTGGACCGTCGGTGCGGTCGTGACCGCAGGTATCGTCGGCGTCCTCGCGGCGGTGGTCAGCCGGTTCACCCTCGGTCCCTTCGCCACCGTGGGCCTCGCCGTCGCCGCTGGGGCGCTGGCGCTCGGCCTCGTCTTCGTCGTGTTGCGCTACCGGAGCTGGAGGTTCGAGGTGCGCGAGGACGACCTCTATCTCGAACGCGGCGTCCTGACGCGGGTCAACACCGTGGTCCCGTTCGTCCGCGTCCAGCACGTCGATACTCAGCGCGGCCCGGTCGAGCGCGCCCTCGGACTGGCGAGCGTCGTCGTCTACACCGCCGGTTCGCGCGGGGCCGACGTGTCGATTCCCGGCCTGACCCCCGAGCGAGCCGACGACCTCCAAGAACAGCTCCGTCGCCTCGCCATCGAGAGCGAGCGCGAGACCGACGCCGTATGAAGCTCCACCCCCTCTCGATTCCCTACCGGGCGGCCTCGCGCGGCCTGAGCGCGGGGCTGATGCTGTTCTTCGTCGGCCAGTCGGTCGGCGACACCGAGGCGCTCCCCGTCCCGATGGCGGGCCCGATACTCGTCGGACTGGCGGTTCTCGGCGTCCTCGGCGCGGCGGCGTGGCAGGTCGCCTACTACCGCCGGTTCGAGTACCGACTCACCGGCGACGGTCTCGAAATCGCGTCGGGGGTCGTCTCCCGGCGCAACCGCGAGATTCCGCTCCGGCGCATCCAGAACGTGGACATCTCTCGAAACGTGATTCAGCGCGCGCTCGACATCGCGGTCCTCGACGTGGAGACGGCCGGCGGCGGCGGGACCGAAGCCAGCCTCCGGTACGTCGGCTACGACGAGGCCAAGCGCGTCCAGCGCGAGATACAGCGCCTGAAGCGCGGCGAGGGCGACGAGACCGACGGCGAGACCGAAGAGGTCGCCGCGGCCGGCCCCGACCGCGAGGAGCGCGAGACGGTTCTCTTCGAGCTTCAGACGAGCGAACTCGCCCTGCTCAGCGTCCTCTCGTTCGACTTCCGGTACCTCTCGCTGTTGGCGTTCGGCCCGGCCGCGCTCCCGTTCGTGCCGGGGGTCGCGGAACTGGCGTTCCTCGGCGGCGTGGTGCTGGTCGGATTTCTCGTGGTCGCGCTCTGGGCGCTCAGCGCCGGGATGACGTTCGCGCGCTATTACGGCTTCCGGCTGAGTCGCCTCGACGACGAGTTGCGGTACGAGCGGGGCCTGCTCCAGCGTTACGACGGGTCGATTCCCCTCGGGAAGGTCCAGACGCTCACGCTCGACGCCAACGTCCTGATGCGGCGGTTCGGCTACGCCACGCTCGCGGTCGAGACCGCGGGCTACGGGCCGGGACAGGCTCCCTCCGGCGGGTCGGAGGCCGCGGTGCCGCTGGCGACCCGCGAGCGCGTCCTCCGCCTCGCCCGAGAAGTCGAGGCGTTCGAGATGCCCGAGTTCTCACGGCCGCCGACGCGCGCCCGGACGCGCTACGCGGTCAGGTACGCGCTCGTCCTCGTGGGCCTCGCCGCGGCGCTGTTCGCGCTGCAGGTCGTCGTCGGCCCGTCCGTGCCGATTCCGGTTCCGCTCGCCTCGATTCCGCTCGCCTTTCTCGTCGCGATCCCGGTCGCGGCCCACCTGAAGTGGCGCAACCGGGGCTACGCGGTCGGCGAGAACCACGTCCTCACCCGTAACGGGTTCTGGACGCGGACGACCAAGGTGGTGCCCTACTACCGGGTTCAGACCGTCATCCGGACCCGGACTATCTTCCAGCGTCGGCGGCGACTCGCGACGGTCCTCATCGACACCGCGAGTTCCGCGGGCGGCGTCGCCGCCGCGGTGGACGTGGACTCAGAGTCGGCGCGCGAACTGCGCGAGACGGTCGGCGAGAAGTTGCAGGCGAGTCTGAGGGCGCGGCGGGCCGGGACGGACCGAGAGTCGAACCTCGATTCTTCGCACCGAGACTGAACGGTTTTTTACCCCTCGCCGACTCATTGCCGGGTAATGACCGACCACGATTACGAGGAGTTGGGCCTCGTCGCGGGGCTGGAGATTCACCAGCAACTCGACACCGAGACCAAGTTGTTCTGTAACTGTCCGACCGAACTCCGGGAACCCGAGGAGTCCGACCGGCGGTTCCACCGCTACCTCCACCCGACGAAGAGCGAACTGGGCGAACTCGACCAGGCGGCGCTCGAAGAGAGCCGCGTCGAGCGCGAGTTCGAGTACCTCGCGTACGACTCGACCTGTCTGGTCGAGGAGGACGACGAACCGCCCCACCGACTGGACGACGAGGCCCAAGCCGTCGTCCTCGAAATCGCGCAACTGCTGGACATGGACGTGGTGGACCAA
Protein-coding sequences here:
- a CDS encoding ABC transporter ATP-binding protein, with product MSTDEAIDAEYVEKHRDEVENPLIQLFLRYGEGSRRWFAVGILSSIGARFLSLVPPVVLGAAIDSILRGNQQFTLPVVPSSWLPNETPDQFWFAVVLMGVAMVGQAVLNFTRQTSLNLFSHRVKHEVRTATYQQMQRLDMEFFDEMQTGELISILSNDTNRLEQFLDSMMGEAIQLGVLMAGTAVVLLWINPQLAAVTLLVIPLSILFTYWYTRLAEERYADVRSSIGDLNSRLENNLNGIQVIKASNTEEYEDERVEDHSYKYFRLDWLALRLSFVYRPGLQALTSLAFIATFIVGGIWILEGPPGPFSGDLSVGQLVTFLLLTQRMVNPLAQMGTIVERYEDAKASTKRILGLMSLPAGVEDAPDATDLEAVRGRVRFRDVSFGYEDETVLEDVDFEVEPGETVGVVGPTGAGKTTIVKLLLRLYDVDEGEIEIDGHDVRDVTLSSLRRSMGYVGQDNFLFDGTVRENIEYGHFDADRDEVVAAAERAEAHEFITNLPEGYDTDIGERGVKLSGGQRQRVAIARTILQHPEILVFDEATSAVDTETEMLIQRSIDELAADRTTFVIAHRLSTVRDADTILVVEDGRIVQRGTHEELLAADGLYANLWRVQAGEIEQLPDEFVREASARVAREGIGSAESE
- a CDS encoding TMEM165/GDT1 family protein; translated protein: MTGWLEIVVVAFTAQLAVLPGEKVQFIIAGLSTRYNPWIVVGAAGSAFAGWTALEIWFGSALQGALPQVYLDAFTAALFLAFAALLVRSAPERGETLAETDGGMMGTGDLDVSVFGREVPTVFGGFLPIFVMMVTGEFGDKTQLVTIGLATQYGATSAIWAGEMLAILPVSLANAFFFHTFSHKFDVRKAHYAGAVLFLFFGLDTVLSIFTGFSVWETVVGSIAGALTAALPF
- a CDS encoding PH domain-containing protein, which encodes MEVLNPRVRFAWTVGAVVTAGIVGVLAAVVSRFTLGPFATVGLAVAAGALALGLVFVVLRYRSWRFEVREDDLYLERGVLTRVNTVVPFVRVQHVDTQRGPVERALGLASVVVYTAGSRGADVSIPGLTPERADDLQEQLRRLAIESERETDAV
- a CDS encoding PH domain-containing protein → MKLHPLSIPYRAASRGLSAGLMLFFVGQSVGDTEALPVPMAGPILVGLAVLGVLGAAAWQVAYYRRFEYRLTGDGLEIASGVVSRRNREIPLRRIQNVDISRNVIQRALDIAVLDVETAGGGGTEASLRYVGYDEAKRVQREIQRLKRGEGDETDGETEEVAAAGPDREERETVLFELQTSELALLSVLSFDFRYLSLLAFGPAALPFVPGVAELAFLGGVVLVGFLVVALWALSAGMTFARYYGFRLSRLDDELRYERGLLQRYDGSIPLGKVQTLTLDANVLMRRFGYATLAVETAGYGPGQAPSGGSEAAVPLATRERVLRLAREVEAFEMPEFSRPPTRARTRYAVRYALVLVGLAAALFALQVVVGPSVPIPVPLASIPLAFLVAIPVAAHLKWRNRGYAVGENHVLTRNGFWTRTTKVVPYYRVQTVIRTRTIFQRRRRLATVLIDTASSAGGVAAAVDVDSESARELRETVGEKLQASLRARRAGTDRESNLDSSHRD